A region from the Nitrospira sp. genome encodes:
- a CDS encoding polysaccharide deacetylase family protein yields MSPRTFPWILSALLIGSLGAWPSSDAMAQVIKSGPPSCPGIALTFDLCPVRKSPGYDQALVDYLIQHQIPATFFMSGKWIAKHDAEVEHLLGIQFFEVGTHGEVHAHLPMHNAGEQQKEIHAPVRLLNEHYAHEATLFRPPYGEYNDTTVDVVKLLGLRFIQWSIESGDPDPTLTADQILARIEKRAKPGSIVVLHANGKGKQTRAVIERLTTEVLPRKSLKPMTVSELLACKQKHP; encoded by the coding sequence ATGTCACCCAGAACGTTCCCATGGATATTGAGCGCCCTCCTCATTGGAAGTCTGGGCGCATGGCCGTCTTCCGACGCGATGGCCCAGGTCATCAAATCAGGTCCGCCCTCCTGCCCGGGCATCGCGCTGACGTTCGATCTCTGTCCCGTAAGAAAAAGCCCGGGCTATGACCAGGCGCTGGTCGACTACCTGATCCAACACCAAATCCCCGCTACGTTCTTCATGTCCGGCAAATGGATTGCGAAGCATGACGCCGAAGTGGAGCATCTCCTGGGAATCCAATTCTTTGAAGTCGGCACCCACGGCGAAGTCCATGCGCATCTGCCCATGCACAATGCCGGGGAGCAGCAGAAAGAAATTCACGCCCCGGTCCGGCTCCTCAACGAGCACTATGCCCACGAGGCGACACTGTTTCGTCCCCCTTATGGGGAATATAACGACACCACGGTCGATGTCGTGAAACTCCTCGGCCTGCGTTTCATTCAATGGAGCATCGAGTCGGGCGATCCCGATCCGACGCTGACGGCGGACCAGATCCTGGCCCGCATCGAGAAACGCGCCAAGCCCGGCAGCATCGTCGTGCTGCATGCCAACGGCAAAGGCAAGCAGACCAGAGCGGTGATCGAACGACTGACCACTGAAGTGCTCCCGCGAAAGTCGTTGAAGCCCATGACCGTGAGCGAATTGTTGGCCTGCAAACAAAAGCATCCATGA